From Anastrepha obliqua isolate idAnaObli1 chromosome 3, idAnaObli1_1.0, whole genome shotgun sequence:
acgtaccgccgccgaagaagaaatcagactccggcgagcccgaaacaACAGTtagtacgacgaggaatgttatGCTACCGCAGAAAGAACAAGAAAGCCGCTGGCGGCGACGgcctgccggctgagctattcagtcttctaaatatcgcctataaggtactagcgagcgtattatgtgaaaagctgaagcccgccgtcaaccaactgattggatcttatcagtatggctttagacctggaaagtttaccatcgaccaaatattcacaatacgccaaatctgggaaaatacccatgaaaggagaatcgacacacaccatctttgccgccatgtctgaatttggtatccccgaaAAACGAATACGACTaagcaagatgacgttgctgaaCACcaacagcgccgtcagaattgggaaggaattctccgagccgtttgataccaaggtttcagacaaggtgattcgctgtcgtgtgacttctttaacctgatgttagagagcatcgtacgagccgcagaacttaatcactcaggcacaatattttataagagcatacaattcttggcgtatgccgatgatatcgatatcatcggcctgaacaaccgcgctgttagtccTGTCTTCTCCAAAGTGGATAAACAGGCaaatcgaatgggtctggtgatgaatgaggacaaaacgaagtacctcctgtcatcaaaaaaacagtcggcgcactcgcgtatcgacacccacgtcactgttgacagctagGTTAGGTCTCTTCATGCCCGCCTCAGATATAGCTCAGAAGCTTgggcgatgacaatatccgatgggGCGTCACTTGAAGTGATcgcgagaaagattctgcagtaGATTTTCGGTGGatttttgcacgttggcgacggcgagtatcgtaagcAATGGAACAATGAGCGATATAAGCTTACGACGGCATAAAAATAGCGCAACAAATAAAGATCTAGCAGCTTCATTGGCTGAaacatgtcgtccgaatggacacaaaagctccggctttgaaagtattcgatacggtaccagctggtggtagtagaggaagagaaaggtctTGTCTGCCTTGGAAAGGTTAGGTGAAGAAGGgcatggcttcacttggtgtggccaactggcgccgattagcacgagaaagaaacgactggcgcgctttggtaaactcggtcaaaatcgcgtaagcggttttcgtgtcaatcaaaaagaagaatttgACTTTCGTAGAAGTAgaaaattacgaaaataaacaaaacagcattctaaaaaaataatactcaaataatgaatttctttatcCTGCACTAACTGAACACATAATACCAAATGTAGAGCACACCCAGCCACGAAACGAAGAGAATATTAGAGAAAAGAGAAAACCTGTTTAATGAGTGCATTGGGCACCACTTACTCTTCTTCATTCATGAAACCTGTTTAAAGCAAACAGAACCATATGTTTACCCGCCCACTTGCTCACACAGGTAGACTGGCGATAGGAGCTCTCTATTTATTTTCTGATGCTCTTTATGGCGCATATCATGAGAACTGTATGCACCCCGGCTTGTGGCAAGTGCAGTTGCTCAATGCAAACGAAGGCGCAGACACAAATTTTTGGGGAATATCTTgtgattacaaaaacaatagcaaaaacagGTTACAAATGTTGCACTTCAATGGAGATATAAAAGGCGTTGCCGTCTTAAAGGGCTGGGATACACATATCTGCCGtaaatattgtatgaaaatGGAATGACCTGGACTGGTATTAAACATTACAGCTCTTTAATGATATATAAATACGTTTATGTAGAAGAGTGTTACTAGCCgagaatctaaaaaaaaatatgcacaacTGCCTGGCATTCCCACGACAGCCGGTTCTacataaccggaacgacccggatttatatccggccgagGACTGTCACTGTCAGCAGAATTCCCCGTTTTATATAGAGAATAttcatgctgctacaacaacaacaaaagcgtatttttttataattgttccTTACTGTTGGAATTTAATCAAAACGAATATATTTCTTTCTCCAACAGCGCATATTTATTTCccgcatttacatatatttcataacattataatgttcaaaaaatatctttattaaTTTATCATAAAGCTTAAAGCTTATGTGATATTCCTTCTTTCAGTGATTCTTCGTTCAAGTTTAAGTAGCAAATTCACTCACTTATCAATATTTTACAAAGTaaagcagaaaataaaataaacgttctaaaaaataatctaaaacaCTCAGAATTTAAATAATCACTCACTCACacacaaaattaacaaatacaGAAAGAAACAATTTATGGTCAATACCAACAATTTTGCTAAACTGCGCCCTAGATCTTGATCTCCTTTTGCTGTTTGTCCATCTTCGATTCGTTGGAGTCCAACGGCGTTACTGTCATCTTTCTCGGTACTAAAGCTTTCGTTGTGACTGGTGCCGACGACTCAACTGCTGCTGTTTTATTTGACGACACTACCGGTTTAACATCTAATTTTGGCGGCACAGCTAAGTCCATATCCACATTGGTTTTGATTTCAACACGCATCTGCTTCTTTTTTTCGACGCGCAATTGCTGCTTCGGCACCAATGGCACCTCTACATCGCCAATCTTTTTCGTTTCAACTGCTGGCTTTTTAGGTTTCGCCGCCATTTTCACCTCCTCCTTATGTTCTAGTAAAGTTGGCATAATAGCACAAGCACCAAGTCCCAACTTTTGTTTGACCTCCGCTAAAGTAGCAGCGGCTGTTTCACGCGCTTTGTCAGCGCCCATCTCTAACAAATACATCAATTCATTGCGTCGCACCAGCTGCTGATTGATTTTATTGCGTATAGGCCGCAAATGTTCTACAATCTCTTCAGCTACGCGCATCTTATATTTGCCAGTATCTATGCTCTTGGCTTCTTCGCAAATTTGCTGCACATTCTTGCCGGAGAGCAGTGAGTGTATGCTTATAAGATTGCTAACGCCCTGACGCGTTTCCGGATTGTAGTGCACGTCCGAACAGAAGTCTGTAACTGCTTTTTTCACCTTCTCTATAATCACGTCTGCATCATCGGTTAGATTGATGACCGCTTTGGGATCACCATCGGACTTGGACATCTTTTTACTCGGATCACGTAATGAGCGTATGCGCGCAGCGGACTTATCACTGATGACGGCATGGCAAATCGGGAATGTATCGCCGTATTTGTTGTTGAATGTACGTGCCAAATGTTGGGTGAGTTGTATATGTTGCAACTGATCCTCGCCGACGGGCACATGTGTAGCTCTGCGGCAAATTTTTTCAAGCAATTAATTAATGAACAAATAAACCATAATATGTACGCACTTGTAAAGCATTATATCCGCCGCCTGCAACACAGGATACACAAACAACCCCAGTGGTATTTCTTTTACAGCACGAGTTTTCTCCTTATACTGTGGCAAGTGGCTCAATCGTGCCATTGTTGTCATGCAGCCCAAAATCCAAGACAACTCCGCATGCTCCTTCACTGCCGACTGTACAAAGAGGGTGGATTTCTCAGGATCAATGCCACAGGCCAACATGGCCGCCGCCATTTGAAAGATATTTTCTCGCAAAGCCACTGGTTCCTGCAATACGAAGTTATTTTggaattatttatgtatgtgaaatTTGAGGTTAGCTTTTCATTTGGTTAACCAACTAACCTGGGGAATTGTCATCGAATGCATATCCACaatacaaaatgtcacatcTTCTTTAGCGTTCTGCAGTCTCGTCCAATTTTGTACCGCACCTAAGTAGTTGCCCAAATGTAATGCACCAGTGGGTTGGATGCCAGAGAAAACTTTGCGCGGATATTCATGTTCAGTAGTCTGGAAGACAACAACAGATATGCTAATTACAGTTACTACAATATTTGAGGGCTGCCTTATGTCATACATCGACATCCTTGTTTTTCTGCACTGAACGAA
This genomic window contains:
- the LOC129241799 gene encoding tryptophan--tRNA ligase, mitochondrial produces the protein MNTLKALSAIASRDALHASSALLKHQTRTCASIRSVQKNKDVDTTEHEYPRKVFSGIQPTGALHLGNYLGAVQNWTRLQNAKEDVTFCIVDMHSMTIPQEPVALRENIFQMAAAMLACGIDPEKSTLFVQSAVKEHAELSWILGCMTTMARLSHLPQYKEKTRAVKEIPLGLFVYPVLQAADIMLYKATHVPVGEDQLQHIQLTQHLARTFNNKYGDTFPICHAVISDKSAARIRSLRDPSKKMSKSDGDPKAVINLTDDADVIIEKVKKAVTDFCSDVHYNPETRQGVSNLISIHSLLSGKNVQQICEEAKSIDTGKYKMRVAEEIVEHLRPIRNKINQQLVRRNELMYLLEMGADKARETAAATLAEVKQKLGLGACAIMPTLLEHKEEVKMAAKPKKPAVETKKIGDVEVPLVPKQQLRVEKKKQMRVEIKTNVDMDLAVPPKLDVKPVVSSNKTAAVESSAPVTTKALVPRKMTVTPLDSNESKMDKQQKEIKI